AGTAGCAGGTTGCCGAACAGGGTAAAGCCGCCGAAACCCATGAATATTAGTGAATCGACTGTTTCCAGCTCCAGCAGCCTGGCGGGCGCCGTCAGATAGGCGATGAAATTGCGGTCGCCCGCAGGGTCTACCGGATTGGCGTGGCTCCATCTGGGCGGAAAGATATTATTAAACTCCTCGATGGTCTTTTCAGGCAATTTAACCACATTCAGCCCGCCCTCTTCGCAGGCTTCGGCGCAGAGCACGCCGTAGCTGCCGCCGGGAGTTATAATAGCCACGTTGCGTCCCCTCGGCAGAGGCTGAGTCAAACACCCGATGGCGACATCGAGCATCTCCTCAGGGCTGTCGACCCGCATGGCGCCCATTTTTTTAAAGGCCGCGTCATATACGGCATCGCTGCCCGCCATGGCGCCCGAATGCGATCGTATAGCCTCGGCCGCCGCCGCCGTTTTTCCCGGCTTTAACACGATAACAGGTTTATTGCGGGTGACTTCGGAAACTATATCCATGAACCTGGCGCCGTCATTGAGACCCTCAATATAGGTCATTATCGCTTTAACCCTGGTATCCTTCCCGAAGTAATCGATGTAATCCTCAATCTGCACATCCGCTGCGCATCCGCAGCTTACGTAATGCGTGAAACCTACGCCTCGTTCGTATCCGGCCACCACCACCGCAGCGCCGACATTGCCTCCCTGCGATACAAAGGCCAGCTGCCCGTCCCTGACCAGCAAAGGCATCATAAAAGCCGCAAGAGAAGATGACGAGCTCCAGTAACCCATGCAGTTCGGCCCTATGAACCTGATATTGCCGCTGCGCGCTATGCCCAGCACCTCGTCCTGAAGTTTCTTTCCTTCAGGACCCACCTCCGCAAAGCCGGCCGATATGATGACCGCCGATTTAACCCCCTTCTTCACGCAATCCAGCATAACTCCCGCTACATGTTCGGCCGGGATGGTGAAAACAGCCAGGTCTACGGGTCCAGGGATATCGGTTACCCTGGGATAAACCGTCAGCCCCTGTATCACACTTTCTTTAGTATTGACCGGATAAATAGGCCCTTTAAAGCTATGAATAAGGCTGGTTATGGTGGAGAAGCCCCATTTGTTGCGGTTGTTGGTGGCTCCTATGTGTGCGACCGAGGCCGGGTTAAAGAGGGGATCCAGATCCCTGATAATGTCTCTATTCATGTTATAGGCCCTCACAATCCATAGACTCTGAACAGTCCGAGCTGTAAATTAAAAAATGCCTTGAGATTCAAAGCATCATGCTTTATAATAACACCCCGGCAGGTGTCCGACAAATTCGATTCGTTCGTTATAAGATTGCTCATATACGATGCTTATCACGATACCTGCAACTAATTTCATAAGGAGCGAATGATGCTTAAAACCCGCATGACCGAGCTGTTCGGATGCAAGCACCCTATCATGCTGGCGGGCATGAACTGGGTAACCACCCCGGAACTGGTGGCCGCAGTCTGCAACGCGGGCGGACTGGGCATATTCGCCACTGCCAGGTGCACACCCGAGGAAACGAGAAAAAACATTAATGAGATCAGGAAGCTGACCGATCAGCCTTTCGGCATCAACCAGCTTCTGATTCTGGGGCAGGTGGCCCGTGACACCATCCAGGTGGCCATCGAGGAAAAGGTCCCCGTAATCAACTATACCCTGGGCAAACCATGGTTTATCGACGACGTGCATAAATACGGCGGCAAGGTGATCGGCACTACCGCCTTCGTTAAACACGCTATCAAGGCCGCCGAGCTGGGATGCGACGCCATCGTCGTTACCGGCACCGAGGCCGCCGCACACGGCGAAGAGGCCTCCACGCTGGTCATGCTTCCCATCGTCGCCGGCAAGGTTAAAATCCCCATCATTTCAGCCGGTGGATACGGAGACGGCAGGGGCCTGGCGGCGGCATTATCACTGGGCGCCAGCGCCATCTCCATGGGAACACGCTTCGCCCTGACCAAAGAGAGTATGGTGCACGAGAACTTCAAGCAGCTCTGCCTTAAAGCCAACGAGAACGATACAATCGTGAGCACCAAGTTCGACGGCATGCGCGGCCGCGCCCTTAAAACACCCGTTACCGAGCGTATCGCCAGGGGAGGATTCCCGATGGTAGACGCGTTCAGGGGCGCCTACGAAACCAAGCAGCTGTTCAACCTGAGCTGGCCGAAATTTATCGGAATGAGCTTTTCCATGATGGGATCGGACGATCAGCATCCCCTGTGGGTGCAGGCGCGCCAGGCCGCAGGCTATCGCCGCCATACGCTGGCCATCTACGACGGAAATATGAAGGACGGCATATACTTTGCCGGACAGATACTGGGCGCCTGCAACGACGTGCCCACGGTGGCCGAGCTCGTCGACAGGATTATGGTCGAGGCCGAAGC
This genomic window from Dehalococcoidia bacterium contains:
- a CDS encoding CoA-binding protein, with product MNRDIIRDLDPLFNPASVAHIGATNNRNKWGFSTITSLIHSFKGPIYPVNTKESVIQGLTVYPRVTDIPGPVDLAVFTIPAEHVAGVMLDCVKKGVKSAVIISAGFAEVGPEGKKLQDEVLGIARSGNIRFIGPNCMGYWSSSSSLAAFMMPLLVRDGQLAFVSQGGNVGAAVVVAGYERGVGFTHYVSCGCAADVQIEDYIDYFGKDTRVKAIMTYIEGLNDGARFMDIVSEVTRNKPVIVLKPGKTAAAAEAIRSHSGAMAGSDAVYDAAFKKMGAMRVDSPEEMLDVAIGCLTQPLPRGRNVAIITPGGSYGVLCAEACEEGGLNVVKLPEKTIEEFNNIFPPRWSHANPVDPAGDRNFIAYLTAPARLLELETVDSLIFMGFGGFTLFGNLLLQQRSSQEQKMSPEDLAKRDSALRAIIPIIEDIKSGNVYKTETAIKQLIDMLAWVLGLQGKMEVEDLAVTMIAARFSGKIDDVLVDDLLELASGKAMLAKTGRSRLDIINDMIVRLMRALSSQWIESYGKPVITTTFTEEQVKLAGNHYDYTSGDRAARVLLKLTGYYDYLIKSGVAVKGTDFRAE
- a CDS encoding nitronate monooxygenase is translated as MLKTRMTELFGCKHPIMLAGMNWVTTPELVAAVCNAGGLGIFATARCTPEETRKNINEIRKLTDQPFGINQLLILGQVARDTIQVAIEEKVPVINYTLGKPWFIDDVHKYGGKVIGTTAFVKHAIKAAELGCDAIVVTGTEAAAHGEEASTLVMLPIVAGKVKIPIISAGGYGDGRGLAAALSLGASAISMGTRFALTKESMVHENFKQLCLKANENDTIVSTKFDGMRGRALKTPVTERIARGGFPMVDAFRGAYETKQLFNLSWPKFIGMSFSMMGSDDQHPLWVQARQAAGYRRHTLAIYDGNMKDGIYFAGQILGACNDVPTVAELVDRIMVEAEATLKKTYSMLA